One genomic segment of Natrialbaceae archaeon AArc-T1-2 includes these proteins:
- a CDS encoding ornithine cyclodeaminase family protein, translating to MHTVMLDSDDVDENARMPEVVRAVEEAFAAYERGDATMPPKSYIDLPQYNGDFRSMPAYLDTGEWDAAGLKWVNVHPDNPVDHDLPTVMGTMIYSDPETAFPLAVIDGTELTMKRTGAAAAVATDHLAVEDATSLGIVGAGVQSYTQLEAISAVRPIEEVVVSDVISQHVRRFEETFGEEFDVREGSVSEAGQCDVCSTVTPVEEPIVDLEDVGEHTHINAMGADAAGKHELTDDLLLEATIVIDDHEQCTHSGEINVPYSEGTLTDADIDAEIGELAVGTHEGRTDETGVTVFDSTGLAIQDVAAAHVVYERAVEAEAGTQLDMIGRKG from the coding sequence ATGCACACGGTCATGCTGGACAGCGACGATGTCGACGAGAACGCCCGGATGCCCGAGGTCGTCCGGGCTGTCGAGGAGGCGTTTGCCGCCTACGAACGCGGCGACGCCACGATGCCACCGAAGTCCTACATCGACCTGCCCCAGTACAACGGCGACTTTCGGTCGATGCCCGCCTACCTCGATACGGGCGAGTGGGACGCCGCGGGGCTGAAGTGGGTCAACGTTCACCCGGACAACCCTGTCGATCACGATCTGCCGACCGTGATGGGGACGATGATCTACTCCGATCCCGAGACTGCGTTCCCGCTGGCGGTGATAGACGGCACCGAGCTCACGATGAAACGAACGGGTGCGGCCGCTGCCGTCGCCACCGACCACCTCGCAGTCGAGGACGCCACCAGCCTCGGGATCGTCGGGGCCGGCGTTCAGTCGTACACCCAACTCGAGGCGATCAGCGCCGTCCGTCCGATCGAGGAGGTCGTCGTCAGCGACGTCATCAGCCAGCACGTCAGACGGTTCGAAGAGACCTTCGGCGAGGAGTTCGACGTCCGCGAGGGATCGGTCTCGGAGGCGGGACAGTGTGACGTCTGCTCGACGGTGACGCCAGTCGAGGAGCCGATCGTCGACCTCGAGGACGTCGGGGAGCACACCCACATCAACGCGATGGGAGCCGACGCCGCGGGCAAACACGAACTCACGGACGACCTCCTGCTCGAGGCGACCATCGTCATCGACGACCACGAGCAGTGTACCCACTCCGGGGAGATCAACGTCCCCTACAGCGAGGGAACGCTTACGGACGCGGACATCGACGCCGAGATCGGCGAACTCGCCGTCGGGACTCACGAGGGCCGTACCGACGAGACCGGCGTCACGGTCTTCGATTCGACCGGGCTGGCGATCCAGGACGTCGCCGCCGCCCACGTCGTCTACGAGCGGGCAGTCGAGGCCGAAGCGGGGACGCAACTGGATATGATCGGCCGTAAGGGGTAG
- a CDS encoding NAD-dependent epimerase/dehydratase family protein codes for MDDALVVGGTRFIGRHLVAELLAHEYDVTLFNRGNHDNPFAEDGRVDHVEGDRTDDDALEAAARTVDPDAVFDCVAYHPADVRAATRVFEDCEAYVYVSSGAAYGREDIPKREDETPLASCTAEQATNDSRDSYGNRKAEGDRVVFAAADDGVNAMAVRPPIVYGPHDYTERFAFWVDRVRRFDRIVVPGDGTNVWHRVYVEDVASALRVVAERGEPGEAYNVGDRRIVTLERMIERLADTLETDVEVVYAGSRELAAGGIELEDYPLYRDHPHIVSTAKLAELGWESTPLSTAIDRTVAEHLESGRDGRGQGPCRDDENRVLAALDYADR; via the coding sequence ATGGACGACGCACTCGTCGTCGGCGGCACGCGGTTTATCGGTCGCCACCTCGTCGCGGAACTGCTCGCACACGAGTACGACGTAACGCTGTTCAACCGCGGAAACCACGACAATCCGTTCGCCGAGGACGGCCGCGTCGACCACGTCGAGGGCGATCGAACGGACGACGACGCCCTCGAGGCGGCCGCACGCACGGTCGATCCCGATGCGGTCTTCGACTGCGTCGCCTACCATCCGGCAGACGTCCGGGCAGCGACACGGGTCTTCGAAGACTGCGAGGCGTACGTCTACGTCTCGAGCGGCGCAGCCTACGGCCGCGAGGACATCCCCAAGCGGGAAGACGAGACGCCGCTTGCCTCCTGTACGGCCGAGCAGGCGACCAACGACTCGCGGGACAGCTACGGGAACCGGAAAGCAGAAGGCGACCGTGTGGTCTTTGCGGCTGCCGACGACGGCGTCAACGCCATGGCCGTTCGACCACCGATCGTCTACGGCCCACACGACTACACCGAACGGTTCGCCTTCTGGGTCGATCGGGTGCGCCGCTTCGATCGGATCGTCGTTCCCGGTGACGGGACGAACGTCTGGCACCGCGTCTACGTCGAAGATGTCGCCAGTGCGCTTCGCGTCGTCGCCGAACGCGGCGAGCCCGGCGAGGCGTACAACGTCGGCGACCGACGCATCGTCACGCTGGAGAGGATGATCGAACGGCTCGCAGACACACTCGAAACGGACGTCGAGGTCGTCTACGCCGGCTCCCGCGAACTCGCAGCCGGCGGTATCGAGCTCGAGGACTACCCACTGTACCGCGATCACCCCCACATCGTATCGACGGCGAAGCTCGCGGAGCTCGGCTGGGAGTCGACGCCGCTGTCGACGGCGATCGACCGCACCGTCGCCGAACACCTCGAGAGCGGCCGCGACGGACGTGGACAGGGTCCATGCAGAGACGACGAGAACCGGGTTCTGGCTGCGCTGGACTACGCTGACCGGTGA
- the rtcA gene encoding RNA 3'-terminal phosphate cyclase, with protein sequence MRELDGSEAGGQFVRSALALAALEDDPVRIENVRGNRSTPGLRPQHLAALETMASVCDADVTGAEVGAEAITFEPDPGSIPGGEYAVDIGTAGSITLLFQTLVPLATRLDTPLSVTVTGGTDVKWSPPLDYVRYVTLPLLARYGIEAEVELERRGFYPAGGGEATLHLSPSSLAPIELEERDELEAVRVYSTEANALEDSDVAKRQTEGALERLATDEYGLEVRDRVETTAASDCPGSALVVVIEGGRTRAGFTALGERGKPAERVGEDVADAANRFLEGDAPVDRHMGDQLLVFLALAGGRLTVPAITDHVETSLELLASFEYDVGLEDETTVVARDRPE encoded by the coding sequence ATGCGAGAACTGGATGGCTCTGAGGCGGGTGGACAGTTCGTCAGGTCGGCGCTCGCACTCGCTGCCCTCGAGGACGACCCGGTCCGGATCGAAAACGTCCGCGGAAACCGCTCGACGCCGGGGCTGCGACCTCAACACCTCGCGGCGCTCGAGACGATGGCGTCAGTCTGTGACGCGGACGTCACGGGTGCGGAGGTCGGCGCGGAGGCGATCACGTTCGAGCCCGACCCCGGCTCGATTCCCGGCGGCGAGTACGCGGTCGACATCGGTACCGCGGGCAGTATCACGCTGTTGTTCCAGACACTCGTGCCGCTCGCGACGCGACTCGATACCCCGCTGTCGGTGACGGTCACCGGCGGGACGGACGTGAAGTGGTCGCCACCGCTGGATTACGTCCGATACGTCACACTCCCGCTTCTCGCTCGCTACGGCATCGAGGCCGAGGTCGAACTCGAACGCCGCGGCTTCTACCCCGCCGGCGGCGGCGAGGCGACGCTGCACCTCTCGCCGTCGTCGCTCGCGCCGATCGAACTCGAGGAGCGCGACGAACTCGAGGCCGTCCGGGTGTACTCGACCGAAGCGAACGCCCTCGAGGACAGCGACGTCGCGAAACGGCAGACCGAGGGCGCACTCGAGCGACTTGCGACCGACGAGTACGGCCTCGAGGTTCGCGACCGCGTCGAGACGACGGCCGCAAGCGACTGCCCGGGCTCGGCGCTCGTGGTCGTCATCGAGGGCGGACGAACCCGGGCCGGTTTTACGGCGCTCGGCGAGCGGGGAAAACCCGCCGAACGCGTCGGTGAGGACGTGGCCGACGCCGCGAACCGCTTTCTCGAGGGCGACGCGCCGGTCGATCGACACATGGGCGACCAGCTGCTCGTCTTTCTCGCGCTCGCAGGCGGTCGTCTAACGGTGCCGGCGATCACCGATCACGTCGAGACGAGTCTCGAGTTGCTCGCGTCGTTCGAGTACGACGTCGGCCTCGAGGACGAGACGACGGTCGTCGCTCGCGACCGCCCCGAGTGA
- the kdgK1 gene encoding bifunctional 2-dehydro-3-deoxygluconokinase/2-dehydro-3-deoxygalactonokinase — protein MTDLVTFGETMLRLSPPGNERIESTSAFDVHAAGAESNVAVAANRLGADATWLSKLPDSPLGRRVVGELEQYGIDTEVVWSQTGRQGVYYLETGTSPRGTTVIYDREDAAVTTAEPTEFDAGLIKDAGIFFTSGITPALSETLRETTLTMLKTARNAGTTTAMDVNYREKLWSPAKARETLTTLFPGLDVLVIAARDAETILEYEGDPRQLAHQLGSQYDLETVIVTQGERGALAWHDNVVHDQDAYEAETVNPVGSGDAFTGAFLARRLAGDDVGRALEYGAATAALKRTLPGDVALVTASDVENILSERNVLIDR, from the coding sequence GTGACCGATCTCGTCACCTTCGGCGAGACGATGTTACGCCTCTCCCCGCCGGGGAACGAACGCATCGAGTCGACGAGTGCGTTCGACGTTCACGCTGCCGGCGCAGAGAGCAACGTCGCCGTCGCCGCGAACCGACTCGGCGCGGACGCGACGTGGCTCTCGAAACTCCCCGACTCGCCGCTTGGCCGACGCGTCGTCGGCGAGCTCGAGCAGTACGGCATCGATACGGAAGTCGTCTGGAGTCAGACGGGACGACAGGGCGTCTACTACCTCGAGACCGGCACCAGCCCCCGCGGGACGACTGTCATCTACGATCGCGAGGACGCTGCAGTCACGACGGCCGAGCCGACGGAGTTCGACGCCGGCCTGATCAAAGACGCCGGGATCTTCTTCACCTCGGGGATTACGCCCGCCCTCTCTGAGACGCTCCGGGAGACGACGCTCACGATGCTGAAAACGGCCCGGAACGCGGGGACGACGACGGCGATGGACGTCAACTATCGGGAGAAACTTTGGTCGCCCGCGAAAGCCAGAGAGACGCTGACGACGCTGTTTCCCGGCCTCGACGTTCTCGTCATCGCCGCGCGGGATGCGGAGACGATTCTCGAGTACGAGGGCGATCCGCGACAGCTCGCCCACCAGCTGGGATCGCAGTACGATCTCGAGACGGTGATCGTCACCCAGGGCGAACGCGGCGCACTCGCCTGGCACGACAACGTCGTTCACGACCAGGACGCCTACGAGGCGGAGACGGTCAACCCGGTCGGCTCAGGCGACGCCTTCACCGGCGCGTTTCTGGCCCGTCGACTCGCCGGTGACGACGTCGGACGCGCACTCGAGTACGGAGCCGCGACGGCGGCACTCAAGCGAACGCTTCCGGGCGACGTCGCGCTCGTCACGGCGTCTGACGTCGAGAATATCCTCTCGGAACGGAACGTGCTGATCGATCGGTGA
- a CDS encoding succinylglutamate desuccinylase/aspartoacylase family protein: MTTTLGTASAAPGERDTGRLEVGETRDGSPIGLPVAVINGTKPGKTLYVQAVSDGDELNGLGVVRRFVPQIDPAELAGTILVVGIVNYHAFQVAEHRNPIDDTKMNRAYPGDESGTSSERIAAVTFDVATRADLALDLHQASTSRMINEARVRCGTRHRLHDRCLELAKVFGCGHVLDQKGPDGQLARAAPDEGIPTIDPELGGCVGWDERSIRIGVQGVFNVLTYYGFLEGELDPEPQTRASGFEQYGAPAGGLVTLHKDLGDEVSAGEALFEVTTPFGDPKTTVTADSDGILWRSRRLPQVATGEYVCSVGTNVDTI; the protein is encoded by the coding sequence ATGACGACGACGCTCGGAACGGCGAGCGCAGCCCCGGGGGAACGCGATACGGGGCGGCTCGAGGTCGGCGAGACCCGCGACGGCAGCCCGATCGGGCTTCCCGTCGCCGTGATCAACGGCACGAAGCCGGGGAAGACCCTCTACGTGCAGGCGGTAAGCGACGGCGACGAACTGAACGGTCTCGGCGTCGTCCGACGATTCGTCCCCCAGATCGACCCCGCCGAACTCGCGGGAACGATCCTCGTCGTAGGGATCGTCAACTACCACGCCTTCCAGGTCGCCGAACACCGGAACCCGATCGACGACACGAAGATGAACCGCGCCTACCCCGGCGACGAGAGCGGGACCTCGAGCGAACGCATCGCGGCTGTGACGTTCGACGTGGCGACGCGAGCGGATCTCGCGCTCGATCTCCACCAGGCCTCGACGAGCCGGATGATAAACGAGGCCCGCGTCCGCTGTGGCACGCGCCACCGGCTGCACGACCGGTGTCTCGAACTCGCGAAGGTCTTCGGCTGTGGACACGTCCTCGACCAGAAGGGACCGGACGGCCAACTCGCCCGGGCCGCCCCGGACGAGGGGATCCCGACGATCGATCCCGAACTCGGCGGCTGCGTCGGCTGGGACGAACGGAGCATCCGCATCGGCGTCCAGGGCGTGTTCAACGTACTCACGTACTACGGTTTCCTCGAGGGCGAACTCGACCCCGAGCCCCAGACCCGAGCCTCCGGCTTCGAGCAGTACGGTGCGCCGGCGGGTGGGCTCGTCACCTTGCACAAAGACCTCGGTGACGAGGTCAGCGCCGGCGAAGCTCTCTTCGAGGTGACGACGCCGTTTGGTGATCCGAAGACGACGGTGACGGCGGACAGCGACGGTATCCTCTGGCGATCGCGTCGATTACCCCAGGTCGCGACTGGCGAGTACGTCTGCTCGGTCGGGACCAACGTCGACACCATCTAG
- a CDS encoding threonine synthase — translation MATDLYCPACETTYDAGADEPWRCGCGHALEFADRPLPSGTPRPLSRLDTSAGLWTFFEFIPIEPHVTYNEGFTPLVDAPEWNAAFKLEYVFPTGSFKDRGATTTLSRAVSLGVETVIEDSSGNAGSSIATYAARAGLDAEIYVPADVSQSKLVTIQRAGARPVRIEGSRADVTAACLEAVEGDGDGDTAPPRQSGEGWYASHAWNPAFYAGTMTFALEVAAQRGWTVPDAVVLPIGHGTLFLGAYRGFSLLNEAGIVSEMPRLLGAQAAGYAPIADEYGGTVDDVPSDLDSATDVGFGLSKRDDEPTVNDLADGIQIRDPAREAQIHEAIDATDGDAVALGEDRLETELDRLHRNGFYVEPTCAVAPAALRAYRERGALAEDDDVVVPLTGSGLKTL, via the coding sequence ATGGCCACCGATCTGTACTGTCCCGCCTGTGAGACGACGTACGACGCGGGGGCGGACGAACCCTGGCGGTGTGGCTGTGGTCACGCCCTCGAGTTCGCTGACCGGCCCCTCCCGAGTGGGACGCCGCGTCCGCTCTCACGACTCGATACGAGCGCCGGCCTGTGGACGTTCTTCGAGTTCATTCCGATCGAGCCACACGTCACGTACAACGAGGGCTTTACGCCGCTTGTCGACGCACCCGAGTGGAACGCCGCGTTCAAACTCGAGTACGTCTTCCCGACGGGGTCGTTCAAGGACCGCGGGGCGACGACGACGCTCTCACGGGCCGTCTCCCTCGGCGTCGAGACGGTCATCGAGGACTCTTCGGGCAACGCCGGCTCGTCGATCGCGACCTACGCCGCCCGGGCGGGGCTCGACGCCGAGATCTACGTGCCGGCGGACGTCTCCCAGTCGAAACTGGTGACGATCCAGCGTGCTGGCGCACGTCCGGTCCGGATCGAGGGAAGTCGAGCGGACGTCACGGCGGCCTGTCTCGAGGCGGTCGAGGGCGATGGGGACGGAGATACCGCCCCTCCACGACAGTCCGGCGAGGGCTGGTACGCGAGCCACGCCTGGAACCCCGCGTTCTACGCCGGGACGATGACGTTCGCTCTCGAGGTCGCCGCCCAACGCGGTTGGACCGTCCCCGACGCCGTCGTGTTGCCGATCGGTCACGGTACGCTCTTTCTCGGGGCCTACCGCGGCTTCTCGCTTTTGAACGAGGCTGGGATCGTCTCCGAGATGCCCCGACTGCTCGGGGCACAGGCCGCCGGCTACGCTCCCATCGCCGACGAGTACGGCGGTACGGTCGACGACGTACCGTCCGATCTCGACTCCGCTACCGACGTCGGGTTCGGACTCTCGAAACGCGACGACGAACCCACGGTCAACGACCTCGCAGACGGCATTCAGATCCGCGATCCCGCTCGCGAGGCGCAGATCCACGAGGCGATCGACGCGACCGACGGCGACGCCGTCGCGCTTGGAGAGGACCGTCTCGAGACCGAACTCGATCGACTCCACCGCAACGGTTTCTACGTCGAGCCGACCTGTGCGGTCGCACCCGCCGCGCTCAGGGCCTATCGCGAACGGGGAGCGCTCGCCGAAGACGACGACGTCGTCGTCCCGCTGACCGGCAGTGGACTGAAGACCCTCTAG
- a CDS encoding universal stress protein yields the protein MPSNVLVPIDGSEQAIAGLEYCFASFPDATITALYVVDPGYDNYASVGERESIEDRAQAAADRILDRARTRADDRGHELETAVRTGSPQTEILEHVVAEDVDHVVMGSHGESPITRPFLGHVSEAVVRRAPVSTSVVSEPPADLTQRDLPGRILVPVDGSEQADAALEYALEAFPDATIAVVHVVDLPFETGHDEVGGTYLESIRDEFDERADEILASAETIADEQGRSVETASIYGDPKSEIVEYALEAECDQIVMGGHGRSLAARLVTGTVAETVTRRSSITVTLVRGRPD from the coding sequence ATGCCATCGAACGTTCTCGTTCCCATCGACGGTTCCGAGCAGGCCATAGCCGGCCTCGAGTACTGTTTCGCGTCGTTTCCGGACGCGACGATCACCGCGTTGTACGTCGTCGATCCCGGCTACGACAACTACGCGAGCGTCGGCGAGCGCGAATCGATCGAGGATCGGGCACAAGCGGCCGCCGATCGGATCCTGGATCGGGCACGGACGCGAGCCGACGACCGCGGCCACGAGCTCGAGACTGCGGTCAGAACGGGCTCGCCCCAGACCGAGATCTTAGAACACGTCGTCGCCGAAGACGTCGACCACGTCGTCATGGGGAGCCACGGCGAGTCGCCGATCACGCGGCCGTTTCTCGGCCACGTCAGCGAGGCCGTCGTCCGGCGTGCGCCCGTCTCGACGAGCGTCGTCTCCGAGCCGCCGGCCGATCTCACACAGCGGGACCTGCCCGGACGGATCCTCGTCCCGGTCGACGGCTCCGAACAGGCGGATGCCGCACTCGAGTACGCCCTCGAGGCGTTTCCCGACGCCACGATTGCGGTCGTCCACGTCGTCGACCTGCCGTTCGAGACGGGCCACGACGAGGTCGGTGGCACTTACCTCGAGTCGATCCGCGACGAGTTCGACGAACGCGCAGACGAGATCCTCGCCTCGGCGGAGACCATCGCCGACGAGCAGGGTCGATCGGTCGAGACGGCGAGCATCTACGGCGATCCAAAGAGCGAGATCGTCGAGTACGCCCTCGAGGCCGAGTGCGATCAGATCGTCATGGGTGGACACGGGCGCTCGCTGGCCGCCCGGCTCGTAACCGGGACGGTCGCGGAGACGGTGACGCGACGATCGTCGATCACGGTGACGCTCGTCCGGGGACGGCCCGACTAG
- the fer gene encoding ferredoxin Fer → MPTVEYLNYEVLDDQGWEMDDDDLFEKAADAGLGDEDYGTLDVAEGEYILEAAEAQGYDWPFSCRAGACANCASIVKEGEIEMDMQQILSDEEVEERQVRLTCIGHPVADEVKIVYNAKHLDYLQNRVI, encoded by the coding sequence ATGCCCACGGTAGAATACCTCAACTACGAAGTGCTAGACGACCAGGGCTGGGAGATGGACGACGACGACCTCTTCGAGAAGGCTGCCGACGCCGGCCTCGGCGATGAGGATTACGGCACCCTCGATGTCGCCGAAGGCGAGTACATCCTCGAGGCCGCCGAGGCTCAGGGCTATGACTGGCCGTTCTCGTGTCGTGCCGGCGCGTGTGCGAACTGTGCATCCATCGTGAAAGAAGGTGAGATCGAGATGGACATGCAACAGATCCTCTCGGACGAGGAAGTCGAGGAACGACAGGTTCGACTGACCTGTATCGGCCACCCCGTCGCCGACGAGGTCAAGATCGTCTACAACGCGAAACACCTCGACTACCTCCAGAACCGCGTCATCTAG
- a CDS encoding winged helix-turn-helix transcriptional regulator encodes METNDGVDEEKRATLRRFAALGAVAPLVGFSESATAETGDSDARDAIVGYLSTTPGAHFSKVRDDLQLGTGETQHHIRQLEERGAVERYSDGDYKRFVPAGRFDDFEKTALGYLRRETPRGMLVELLRDPDATAGELADALEVSAPTVSKYAGELEEAGLLSREDGYAVERPETVLVLLVRYADSFGEGATELATEADSLVTYSG; translated from the coding sequence ATGGAAACGAACGACGGCGTCGACGAGGAAAAACGGGCGACGTTGCGCCGATTCGCCGCCCTCGGTGCCGTTGCACCCCTCGTCGGCTTCTCGGAGTCGGCCACGGCCGAGACGGGCGACAGCGACGCTCGAGACGCCATCGTCGGCTACCTCTCGACGACGCCCGGTGCACACTTCTCGAAGGTCAGAGACGACCTCCAGCTCGGGACCGGCGAGACCCAACATCACATCCGCCAGCTCGAGGAGCGTGGTGCCGTCGAACGCTACAGCGACGGCGATTACAAGCGGTTCGTCCCCGCCGGTCGCTTCGACGACTTCGAGAAGACGGCACTCGGCTACCTCCGGCGGGAAACGCCGCGGGGGATGCTGGTCGAACTCCTCCGGGATCCGGACGCGACTGCGGGCGAGCTCGCCGATGCCCTCGAGGTCTCGGCCCCGACCGTGAGCAAGTACGCAGGCGAACTCGAGGAGGCGGGGCTGCTCTCGCGAGAGGACGGCTACGCGGTCGAACGTCCCGAGACTGTACTCGTGTTGCTCGTTCGGTACGCCGACTCCTTCGGAGAGGGTGCGACCGAGCTGGCCACGGAAGCCGACTCGCTTGTCACGTACTCGGGCTGA
- a CDS encoding SPFH domain-containing protein: MALETIVLQADAGTIGLLIGALVLIVVLAALFSAIEIVDAYEKRALTVLGEYRKMLEPGISFVPPFVSKTYRFDMRTQTLDVPRQEAITRDNSPVTADAVVYIKVMDPKKAFLEVDDYKRAVSNLAQTTLRAVLGDMELDDTLNKRQEINAKIRKELDEPTDEWGIRVESVEVREVNPSRDVQQAMEQQTSAERKRRAMILEAQGERRSEIEKAEGDKQSQIIRAQGEKQSQILEAQGDSISTVLRARSAESMGERAVIDKGMETLEEIGKGESTTFVLPQELSSLVGRYGKHLTGSDVKEDGDQLESLEFDDETRELIGLDDIAEIIGEIDEEAEMNLEEMEQQAQAIKEGRDPKDISDPDEVIEEMDQEFKSDGGNESTKNT, encoded by the coding sequence ATGGCCCTCGAAACTATCGTACTGCAAGCCGACGCCGGAACGATCGGGTTGCTCATCGGTGCGTTGGTTCTCATCGTGGTGCTCGCCGCGTTGTTCAGCGCCATCGAGATCGTTGACGCCTACGAGAAGCGCGCGTTGACGGTGCTCGGCGAGTACCGGAAGATGCTCGAGCCGGGGATCAGCTTCGTGCCGCCGTTCGTCTCGAAGACGTACCGCTTCGACATGCGGACCCAGACGTTAGACGTCCCCCGACAGGAAGCGATCACGCGGGACAACTCGCCGGTGACCGCCGACGCCGTCGTCTACATCAAGGTGATGGATCCGAAGAAGGCGTTTCTGGAGGTCGACGACTACAAACGCGCCGTCTCGAACCTCGCCCAGACGACGCTGCGTGCCGTGTTGGGTGATATGGAACTCGACGATACGCTCAACAAACGCCAGGAGATCAACGCCAAGATCCGCAAGGAACTCGACGAGCCGACAGACGAGTGGGGGATCCGCGTCGAGTCGGTCGAGGTCCGGGAGGTCAACCCCTCGCGGGACGTCCAGCAGGCGATGGAACAACAGACCTCCGCCGAGCGCAAACGGCGTGCCATGATTCTCGAGGCACAGGGTGAACGACGCAGCGAAATCGAGAAAGCCGAAGGTGACAAACAGAGTCAGATCATCCGCGCCCAGGGTGAGAAACAGAGCCAGATCTTAGAAGCCCAGGGTGATTCCATCTCGACCGTGCTGCGTGCTCGCTCCGCCGAATCGATGGGCGAACGCGCCGTCATCGACAAGGGGATGGAAACGCTCGAGGAGATCGGCAAGGGCGAATCGACGACGTTCGTCCTGCCACAGGAGCTGTCCTCGCTGGTCGGCCGGTACGGCAAACACCTCACCGGCAGCGACGTCAAAGAAGACGGCGACCAGCTCGAGAGCCTCGAGTTCGACGATGAGACTCGCGAACTGATCGGCTTAGACGACATCGCCGAGATCATCGGCGAAATCGACGAAGAAGCCGAGATGAACCTCGAGGAGATGGAACAGCAGGCACAGGCGATCAAGGAGGGACGCGATCCGAAAGACATCTCCGACCCCGACGAGGTCATCGAGGAGATGGACCAGGAGTTCAAAAGCGACGGCGGGAACGAGTCGACGAAGAACACCTAG
- a CDS encoding NfeD family protein yields MLELLFDNVPLVLLAAGLVLMALEAVSPGAHFIVVGVALIGAGAIGLLFPPAAAPLVLAGLALVFGVGAAWVYREFDFYGGKGQAQTSDSSSLPGRTGYVTDTVTPRSGEIKLDDGGFNPYYSARTTADVGEIEEETEVIVLDPGGGNVLTVVPFGALEEDEIDRALARETTGETDEERSTETGQERTDSTDDDRTTETESERT; encoded by the coding sequence ATGCTTGAGCTGCTCTTCGACAACGTGCCGCTCGTGTTGCTGGCGGCAGGACTCGTGCTCATGGCGCTCGAGGCCGTCTCTCCCGGCGCACACTTCATCGTCGTCGGCGTCGCGCTGATCGGTGCGGGCGCGATCGGACTCCTGTTTCCGCCGGCCGCCGCGCCGCTTGTCCTCGCGGGGCTCGCACTCGTCTTCGGCGTCGGTGCGGCCTGGGTCTACCGGGAGTTCGACTTCTACGGCGGCAAAGGCCAGGCCCAGACGAGTGACTCGAGTTCGCTGCCGGGCCGGACCGGGTACGTCACCGACACCGTCACGCCTCGAAGCGGCGAGATAAAGCTCGACGACGGCGGCTTCAACCCGTACTACAGCGCGCGGACGACCGCCGACGTCGGCGAGATCGAGGAAGAAACCGAGGTGATCGTCCTCGACCCCGGCGGCGGAAACGTCCTCACCGTCGTTCCCTTCGGCGCGCTCGAGGAAGACGAGATCGATCGCGCGCTCGCTCGGGAGACGACAGGAGAGACGGACGAGGAGCGGTCGACGGAGACGGGCCAAGAACGCACGGACTCGACCGACGACGATCGCACGACCGAAACTGAATCGGAACGAACGTGA
- a CDS encoding DUF7312 domain-containing protein — protein sequence MAGDASGSDEGRNGGRADPDGPTADSSIREPVDPSPTDAGKSARDRFDDDDDTDRFPVDLEDDTDDEADDAVGPEPNSAVVEPGDPSLENALFVLLGAIAMTVVLVRVLFLVV from the coding sequence ATGGCAGGAGATGCGTCCGGGTCGGACGAGGGACGAAACGGCGGTCGGGCCGACCCCGACGGGCCGACAGCGGACTCGAGTATCCGAGAGCCCGTGGATCCGTCGCCGACCGACGCCGGCAAGTCCGCTCGCGATCGATTCGACGACGACGACGACACCGACCGGTTTCCGGTCGATCTCGAGGACGACACGGACGACGAAGCGGACGATGCCGTCGGTCCCGAGCCGAACTCCGCGGTCGTCGAACCGGGGGACCCGAGCCTCGAGAACGCGCTGTTCGTGTTGCTCGGGGCGATCGCGATGACGGTCGTGCTGGTTCGGGTCCTGTTTCTCGTGGTGTGA